CGGCTTCTGCCACAGGTGGGAAAGTCTTCACTGCTCAAAGCAAGCAGCAAGTGAGTAATATGATCAATAGAGCAATCCAACCAATGATTGAAAAAGAAGAGTGTAAGTAGCCTTAAAGCCCTTTAAACATTATCTTTAAAGGGCTTTTTATTATCCCAAACATCAATTGCTGATTAAAACATCATCCAACCAATAGATTTTACTTCTCATTTGAGAATTTTTACGTCATATTTATTAACAATTCAATAACAAAAGCAAAGGAGAAAATAATGCAAAGACGCCACTTTATTCAATTAAGTGCTTTAGGATTGGCAGGGTTACACTTCCCTCGTTTTGTGTTTGGAGGCGAGCAAAAACCGCTGGCACTGCCTGACGATCTTAAACACAATCCCCTTCTTGATTTTTCGGATTTACCGAAATTTTCGCAATTCAAACCTGAATTTGTTAAGCCCGCCATTGATTTTCTACTACAACAGTGCCGTGAGGTAACGACACAAGTCGCCAAGCAAGAAACGATCACTTGGGATAGTTTCTACCTGCCGCTTGCCGATATTAACGATAAATTAGAACGGGCATGGTCGGTGGTGAGCCACTTAAAATCGGTCAAAAATAGCGATGAATTACGCAAAGCCTACGATCGTTCCCGTAAAGATCTGACCGAATACAACACTTGGGTCGGGCAGAATCCTGAACTTTATCAAGCCTATAAAAAACTCAAAGAGAGTGCTGAATTTACTACCTTCTCGGTCGCACAGCAAAAAGCAATTGATGATGCGTTACTGGATTTCAAACTTTCAGGCATCGCATTGCCGCCAGAAGATCAGAAAAAATATGCGGATCTGAAAAAACGGTTGTCTGATCTCAGCACCCAATTCAGCAACAATGTGCTCGATGCCAATATGGGCTGGAGTAAAATCATCACTGATGTCAATCAACTCAAAGGCTTGAGCGAACGGGCATTAGCGGCGGCGAAAGAGTCAGCGAAAAGCAAAAATCAAGAAGGCTACCGCTTCACCTTAGATTACCCAAGCTATTCTGCGGTGATCACTTACTGCGAAAACCGTGAATTGCGGGAAGAAATATACCGAGCCAGCAACACCAAAGCCTCGGATCAAGGCCCAAATGCAGGCAAGTGGGACAACACACCAGTCATTGATGAATTGCTCAAATTACGCCTTGAACTCGCCACTCTACTCGGCTTTAAAACCTACGCCGACTATTCTCTCGCCACCAAAATGGCAGAAAATCCAGAACAGGTCATCGACTTCTTAAATGGCTTGGTTGCCAAAGCCAAACCACAGGCGGAAAAAGAGTTTGCGGAGCTTAAAGCCTATGCCAAACAAACCTTTAACGTGGACGACCTACAGCCATGGGATGTGGCATTCTACAGCGAAAAACAAAAACAAACCCTTTACGCCATCAGCGATGAAGCTCTTCGTCCATATTTCCCTGAAGAAAAAGCGATTGCGGGCTT
The nucleotide sequence above comes from Pasteurellaceae bacterium Orientalotternb1. Encoded proteins:
- a CDS encoding oligopeptidase A, giving the protein MPDDLKHNPLLDFSDLPKFSQFKPEFVKPAIDFLLQQCREVTTQVAKQETITWDSFYLPLADINDKLERAWSVVSHLKSVKNSDELRKAYDRSRKDLTEYNTWVGQNPELYQAYKKLKESAEFTTFSVAQQKAIDDALLDFKLSGIALPPEDQKKYADLKKRLSDLSTQFSNNVLDANMGWSKIITDVNQLKGLSERALAAAKESAKSKNQEGYRFTLDYPSYSAVITYCENRELREEIYRASNTKASDQGPNAGKWDNTPVIDELLKLRLELATLLGFKTYADYSLATKMAENPEQVIDFLNGLVAKAKPQAEKEFAELKAYAKQTFNVDDLQPWDVAFYSEKQKQTLYAISDEALRPYFPEEKAIAGLFELTKRLFNINIKQKEGVDVWDPTVKYYELFDENNRLIAGFYLDLYAREHKRGGAWMNDCIGRRKLADGTIQIPVAFLTCNFAKPVEGKPSLLLHDEVVTMFHEFGHGLHHMLTRINVPSVAGINGVPWDAVEFPSQTLENWCWAEESLAFISSHYQTGEPLPQDLLNKVLAAKNYQAALFMVRQLEFGLFDFRLNYEYQPNQANYVLNMLKDVQSKVAAIPSPEWARRPHSFTHIFSGGYAAGYYSYMWADVLAADAFSLFEEKGILNAEVGKSFLDNVLSQGGSRPPMELFETFRGRKPKLDALLKQRGIL